In the genome of Deinococcus aetherius, the window TCGAAGGGGTGAATCGTCACGAACCACAGGTGCGCCACGGCGGCCTTGACCACCGGGTCGAGCCGGGCCGTGCCGAACCAGGTCAGGAAACGCTCCATCTCGCGGGGAAGGCGCTCCGCCGCTGGGGCCTCGAAATGCACGCGCTGCCGGTGAAGGGGGCCGCTCAGGACCATCATCGGTCCCTCGTGGTCGTCGCGCCATGCCCCCACGATGATTCGCCTCAGGTTGCTGCGGCCTCCAGGAAACAGGGCAGTGTGCCAGCCATACAGACGTTCAGCGTCGAGCGGCGCATCGAAGTGCCCTGTGGCGTCCAGCAGCATCTCGACGACCCCCTCGACACGACGTGCGGCGGGCGGCAGGCCAGCCACGTCCATCCCGAGCCGCCGGGCGATGGAAGAGCGCACCTGCGCGACGTCCAAGTGTTCGCCCTCGATCTCGCTGGACTTGGTGACGTCCTGCACGAGGACGGAGAGCACGGTCTCCTGCCGGATGTCGAACCCGAGGCTGGCCATGGCCGTGATGAGTGCCCCGCGCCGGAAGTGAATGTCCGCCAGCTCGGTCGCGAAAGTGGAGGTGTCCCAGTGGAAGTTCGGCCACTCTGGGGTCTCGTGCGCGTACACGGATGGCTTGCCACTCATGATTCGATTGTAGCCCTTAATCAAATCAAATTTGAGACGATTACCCGAAAATCTTCAGTAAGGTAGGCCCTCTCGCTTGAGCAGTCCTCTGGCAACGCTCGTCTGACG includes:
- a CDS encoding Fic family protein; protein product: MSGKPSVYAHETPEWPNFHWDTSTFATELADIHFRRGALITAMASLGFDIRQETVLSVLVQDVTKSSEIEGEHLDVAQVRSSIARRLGMDVAGLPPAARRVEGVVEMLLDATGHFDAPLDAERLYGWHTALFPGGRSNLRRIIVGAWRDDHEGPMMVLSGPLHRQRVHFEAPAAERLPREMERFLTWFGTARLDPVVKAAVAHLWFVTIHPFDDGNGRIARAITDLALARADGTDQRFYSMSAQIERERKAYYEVLEATQRGGVDITAWIVWFLNQLQAALTSAEGVLEMVHHKQGFWDAHRDIQLNGRQIKVLNKVLDGLNSKLRSSKYAALAGCSKPTAVRDLNDLVDKGILRVDPGAGGRSTSYLLTWLAVGPQETRTPHGCDG